The Deferribacter autotrophicus genomic sequence CTTCCTTATATAAGCATTTCCTCTCCTTGATATATGTCCCCTTCCCCTTACAGATGTCCCAGATTCCCTAATAGAAGGACACAAACCTATATAACTAACAACCTCCTTCGCCCTCTTGAAATTACGAAAACACTCCAATTTGCCCAACACTATCGACGCTAACTTCATACCTACTCCAGGAATACTCATAACTAACTCATATTCCTCTCTATAACGACTTTTCAACAAAACCTCTAGTTCCTGCTCCAATTTCTTAATCTTGCTCTTATAGGCGGAAATTACATCTTTATAACACGATATAACCTCTTCTTGTTCATATGGCAATTGGCTAAATCCCTCTATCTGATTATTCAATCTATTTATCTGAGATTGAAAATCCTCTATTGCTTTTAAACGACTATCTATCTCATAATATAATTCATCCTTAGGTTTAAATCTCCATTTATAACCATATTCCAGCCCATATTCCGCTATCAATTTGGAATCCGATTTGTCTGTCTTTGCCTTCCTTAAATTCATATCTGAATATTTCTTTATTGACATCGGATTAGCTACACTTACTTCGTAACCTAACTCCCTACTCAAATGGGTGGCTAATTTTAAATGATATACTCCTGTACTTTCCATCATAAAAAGTACTTTCGACCAATCTACTCCTTTTACTTTCTTAAGAAAATCTTTAGTAAAAGATCTTA encodes the following:
- a CDS encoding IS110 family transposase, whose amino-acid sequence is MRRFENVVGIDVSKSTLSISFYDGSTHKYYETSNSVRSFTKDFLKKVKGVDWSKVLFMMESTGVYHLKLATHLSRELGYEVSVANPMSIKKYSDMNLRKAKTDKSDSKLIAEYGLEYGYKWRFKPKDELYYEIDSRLKAIEDFQSQINRLNNQIEGFSQLPYEQEEVISCYKDVISAYKSKIKKLEQELEVLLKSRYREEYELVMSIPGVGMKLASIVLGKLECFRNFKRAKEVVSYIGLCPSIRESGTSVRGRGHISRRGNAYIRKILFVCSLSAIRYNKFCSNLYRRLLSSGKAKKLAIIAVANKLIRQIFGVLKNGRPYDPEYLKNLTEVTENG